A part of Andrena cerasifolii isolate SP2316 chromosome 10, iyAndCera1_principal, whole genome shotgun sequence genomic DNA contains:
- the LOC143374028 gene encoding vesicular integral-membrane protein VIP36 — protein sequence MNVIPCFVLIASVLELVSAEWNTKDYMKREHSLIRPYQGSGMTIPYWDFMGSTMVTNNYIRLTADQQSKQGAIWNSVPFHVRNWELQVHFKVHGKGRDLFGDGFAIWYAKERMKIGSVFGNQDYFQGLAVILDTYSNHNGPHNHQHPYISAMVNNGTLHYDHDRDGTHTQLAGCEAKFRNLEHDTHIAIRYERDTLTVSTDFANKAAWKECFSVKDIKLPTGYFFGISATTGDLSDNHDILSIRLFELDLPDDPRDQEDRSNILPSAAFYEAPREHVDNPKQSALSRIMFFLLMLVGALAIIACIVIAIMWYQKHQENSRKRFY from the exons ATGAACGTGATACCGTGCTTTGTGTTGATCGCAAGCGTCCTGGAATTAGTAAGCGCAGAATGGAACACAAAGGATTACATGAAACGAGAACATTCTTTGATCAGACCGTATCAAG GATCTGGAATGACAATACCCTACTGGGATTTTATGGGTAGTACAATGGTAACAAATAATTACATTAGACTAACTGCAGATCAACAGAGTAAACAAGGTGCCATATGGAATTCTGTT CCATTCCACGTGAGAAACTGGGAGCTCCAAGTCCACTTCAAAGTGCATGGAAAGGGAAGGGACTTGTTCGGCGATGGGTTCGCAATTTGGTACgcgaaagaaagaatgaaaataGGCTCTGTATTCGGAAACCAAGACTATTTCCAAGGATTGGCTGTCATTTTAGACACCTACAGCAACCACAATGGCCCCCACAAT CATCAGCATCCCTATATCTCTGCCATGGTCAACAATGGTACCTTACATTACGATCACGATCGGGATGGAACGCATACGCAGCTCGCAGGCTGCGAAGCAAAGTTTAGAAACTTGGAGCATGACACACACATCGCTATACGTTACGAAAGAGATACATTAACTG TTTCCACGGATTTTGCGAATAAAGCCGCGTGGAAGGAGTGCTTCTCCGTGAAAGACATAAAACTGCCTACTGGTTACTTCTTCGGAATTTCCGCGACCACAGGAGATTTATCTGACAATCACGATATATTATCGATTCGCCTGTTCGAGCTAGACTTGCCGGACGAC CCCAGAGATCAGGAGGATAGGTCCAATATTTTACCGTCGGCAGCGTTTTACGAGGCACCGCGAG AGCACGTAGATAATCCGAAGCAGTCAGCGCTGAGCAGAATaatgtttttccttttaatgCTGGTCGGCGCCCTCGCAATAATAGCCTGCATCGTGATAGCCATTATGTGGTACCAGAAGCATCAAGAGAACAGCAGGAAACGTTTTTACTAA
- the LOC143374009 gene encoding uncharacterized protein LOC143374009 isoform X1, with protein sequence MCVKGDGGEEPNRRARQVGRNLPLMAVPSSRIYDITIFYFCMVKMAHAPLPKLMCKPRNTSSMCPTDFATRTALSDVLKSDPVKRLLNQPNIIIRTVPLQRHDTSSLAKNFFANKHRSHYHSSRPERPEISIVPLQMETEESKEEENLLPSKKEGKSEIILVPIKREQKPCGHYEPCENIVCDVAVQQYVDRDRASPMLATSIEEDEINAPVSKHCKNEMCDALSIDHDRCRRAVIRLNRYNRFAACDICGVMLKTLRARLHHKNCTRKNEYRHNEAGSAEILKERMREREIQILENSKVKKNDYMNPVTGYSLAMETLQNNEELIVIPKSVPRQRSAANAAPAAIAEPRPQVNANNVFGNIFSNIPIVLPQQSIVIGKTPCSNENSLTAPVQVALPDTLNRLLMATTSAVPLPQNQYVTFSTPQNNPQQITLNDLLFSQSQFMTTPIQPKPMLTPIRVVPITNLITQPSLLHQTQGIPKFCIMADTTAPVPVPVGITTPQPIQRSAPVPKVNIPQNREILPRLNLEARVLKKRKTPLRKKCKTKRKDFKCNYCQKGFSTDWYFKIHVAKHTGGKQFPCKICALSFTKRCDLKRHIKREHKGERSPRKVKKEQATEQSQKCSDCSAEYESVDELKHHKQKCHGITECALCHGEVLLEEMDRHMMSVHEQMNNVKVKEESIEIDEIPEEASKIGVLSNIVETKIKNYDLQQENNDGRMNGYVSIPDQISVEGIKTELSYEV encoded by the exons ATGTGCGTTAAAGGAGATGGAGGCGAAGAACCTAATCGAAGAGCTCGCCAAGTGGGGAGAAACCTTCCCCTTATGGCAGTCCCCTCCAGTCGGATTTAT GATATTAcgattttctatttttgtatgGTGAAAATGGCCCATGCTCCATTACCGAAGCTTATGTGTAAACCTCGGAATACATCTAGTATGTGTCCCACGGACTTCGCTACACGTACTGCCTTGTCCGAT GTGTTAAAGTCGGACCCAGTGAAACGGCTACTCAATCAGCCGAATATTATTATCAGAACAGTTCCTTTGCAAAGGCATGACACTTCTTCCTTGGCTAAGAATTTCTTCGCGAACAAACACCGTTCGCACTATCATTCGAGTAGACCGGAACGACCAGAGATATCCATAGTTCCTTTACAGATGGAGACGGAGGAGAGTAAAGAGGAGGAGAATCTGTTACCTTCGAAGAAGGAGGGGAAGTCGGAAATTATACTAGTGCCTATTAAAAGGGAGCAGAAGCCCTGCGGCCACTACGAACCTTGCGAGAATATCGTGTGCGACGTGGCGGTGCAGCAGTACGTCGACCGTGACAGAGCGTCGCCCATGTTAGCCACTAGTATAGAAGAAGACGAGATAAACGCGCCTGTTTCCAAGCATTGCAAGAACGAGATGTGCGATGCGCTGAGCATCGACCACGATCGTTGTCGCAGGGCTGTGATAAGATTGAACAGGTATAATCGGTTCGCAGCTTGCGACATTTGCGGGGTCATGCTGAAAACATTGAGGGCGCGATTGCACCATAAGAATTGCACGAGGAAGAACGAGTACAGGCACAACGAAGCGGGCAGTGCTGAGATCCTGAAGGAACGGATGCGCGAGAGGGAGATTCAGATTCTAGAGAATTCGAAGGTGAAGAAGAACGATTATATGAATCCTGTGACAGGGTATAGCCTCGCGATGGAGACATTACAAAATAACGAAGAATTAATTGTTATTCCGAAATCAGTTCCTAGGCAACGATCGGCGGCTAATGCAGCTCCTGCGGCTATCGCTGAACCGAGGCCGCAAGTCAATGCAAATAAtgtttttggaaatattttctcTAATATACCGATTGTATTACCACAGCAAAGTATAGTGATTGGAAAGACGCCGTGCTCGAACGAGAACAGCTTAACTGCCCCAGTGCAAGTAGCCTTGCCTGATACTTTGAATAGACTGCTTATGGCGACGACCAGCGCGGTTCCTTTACCTCAAAATCAGTATGTCACGTTCTCGACGCCGCAGAACAACCCGCAGCAAATAACGTTAAATGATCTGCTGTTCTCGCAGTCACAATTTATGACAACGCCCATCCAGCCGAAACCAATGCTGACGCCTATCCGTGTTGTGCCTATAACTAACTTAATAACGCAGCCATCGTTATTGCACCAAACGCAGGGTATACCAAAGTTTTGTATTATGGCAGACACTACGGCGCCGGTACCGGTGCCAGTAGGTATAACGACTCCGCAGCCTATTCAACGTTCAGCCCCTGTGCCAAAAGTTAATATTCCGCAGAATCGTGAAATATTACCCAGACTTAACTTGGAAGCACGGGTGCTGAAGAAACGGAAAACACCGCtaaggaagaaatgcaaaactAAGAGAAAAGACTTCAAGTGCAATTACTGCCAGAAAGGTTTCAGTACGGACtggtattttaaaattcatgttgCTAAGCACACTGGCGGGAAGCAGTTTCCTTGCAAAATATGTGCACTGTCCTTTACTAAAAGGTGCGACCTGAAGAGACACATCAAAAGGGAGCATAAGGGTGAACGTAGTCCTCGTAAGGTGAAGAAGGAGCAAGCTACCGAACAGTCACAGAAATGTTCAGACTGCAGTGCCGAATACGAGTCGGTTGACGAGCTGAAGCATCATAAACAGAAGTGTCATGGCATAACAGAGTGTGCGCTGTGTCACGGCGAAGTATTGCTGGAAGAAATGGACAGGCATATGATGTCGGTGCACGAACAAATGAATAACGTGAAGGTAAAGGAAGAATCTATCGAAATCGATGAGATACCCGAGGAAGCAAGCAAAATAGGAGTACTCTCGAATATTGTAgaaacgaaaatcaagaattacgatctgCAACAAGAGAATAATGATGGTAGAATGAATGGATATGTTTCTATCCCCGATCAGATCAGTGTGGAAGGTATTAAAACCGAGTTGAGTTACGAAGTATAA
- the Snrpg gene encoding small nuclear ribonucleoprotein G, with product MSKAHPPELKKYMDKRLSLKLNGGRHVVGILRGFDPFMNMVIDESIEECKDGTKNNIGMVVIRGNSVIMLEALDRI from the exons ATGAGTAAGGCACATCCTCCAGAACTTAAAAA GTACATGGACAAGAGATTGTCGC TAAAACTAAATGGTGGAAGGCATGTTGTTGGTATTTTACGTGGCTTTGATCCATTCATGAACATGGTTATAGATGAAAGTATCGAAGAATGCAAGGATGGCACTAAAAACAATATTGGCATGGTG GTAATTCGTGGGAACAGCGTTATAATGCTGGAGGCTCTGGACAGAATATGA
- the LOC143374009 gene encoding uncharacterized protein LOC143374009 isoform X2 produces MKKDITIFYFCMVKMAHAPLPKLMCKPRNTSSMCPTDFATRTALSDVLKSDPVKRLLNQPNIIIRTVPLQRHDTSSLAKNFFANKHRSHYHSSRPERPEISIVPLQMETEESKEEENLLPSKKEGKSEIILVPIKREQKPCGHYEPCENIVCDVAVQQYVDRDRASPMLATSIEEDEINAPVSKHCKNEMCDALSIDHDRCRRAVIRLNRYNRFAACDICGVMLKTLRARLHHKNCTRKNEYRHNEAGSAEILKERMREREIQILENSKVKKNDYMNPVTGYSLAMETLQNNEELIVIPKSVPRQRSAANAAPAAIAEPRPQVNANNVFGNIFSNIPIVLPQQSIVIGKTPCSNENSLTAPVQVALPDTLNRLLMATTSAVPLPQNQYVTFSTPQNNPQQITLNDLLFSQSQFMTTPIQPKPMLTPIRVVPITNLITQPSLLHQTQGIPKFCIMADTTAPVPVPVGITTPQPIQRSAPVPKVNIPQNREILPRLNLEARVLKKRKTPLRKKCKTKRKDFKCNYCQKGFSTDWYFKIHVAKHTGGKQFPCKICALSFTKRCDLKRHIKREHKGERSPRKVKKEQATEQSQKCSDCSAEYESVDELKHHKQKCHGITECALCHGEVLLEEMDRHMMSVHEQMNNVKVKEESIEIDEIPEEASKIGVLSNIVETKIKNYDLQQENNDGRMNGYVSIPDQISVEGIKTELSYEV; encoded by the exons ATGAAAAAG GATATTAcgattttctatttttgtatgGTGAAAATGGCCCATGCTCCATTACCGAAGCTTATGTGTAAACCTCGGAATACATCTAGTATGTGTCCCACGGACTTCGCTACACGTACTGCCTTGTCCGAT GTGTTAAAGTCGGACCCAGTGAAACGGCTACTCAATCAGCCGAATATTATTATCAGAACAGTTCCTTTGCAAAGGCATGACACTTCTTCCTTGGCTAAGAATTTCTTCGCGAACAAACACCGTTCGCACTATCATTCGAGTAGACCGGAACGACCAGAGATATCCATAGTTCCTTTACAGATGGAGACGGAGGAGAGTAAAGAGGAGGAGAATCTGTTACCTTCGAAGAAGGAGGGGAAGTCGGAAATTATACTAGTGCCTATTAAAAGGGAGCAGAAGCCCTGCGGCCACTACGAACCTTGCGAGAATATCGTGTGCGACGTGGCGGTGCAGCAGTACGTCGACCGTGACAGAGCGTCGCCCATGTTAGCCACTAGTATAGAAGAAGACGAGATAAACGCGCCTGTTTCCAAGCATTGCAAGAACGAGATGTGCGATGCGCTGAGCATCGACCACGATCGTTGTCGCAGGGCTGTGATAAGATTGAACAGGTATAATCGGTTCGCAGCTTGCGACATTTGCGGGGTCATGCTGAAAACATTGAGGGCGCGATTGCACCATAAGAATTGCACGAGGAAGAACGAGTACAGGCACAACGAAGCGGGCAGTGCTGAGATCCTGAAGGAACGGATGCGCGAGAGGGAGATTCAGATTCTAGAGAATTCGAAGGTGAAGAAGAACGATTATATGAATCCTGTGACAGGGTATAGCCTCGCGATGGAGACATTACAAAATAACGAAGAATTAATTGTTATTCCGAAATCAGTTCCTAGGCAACGATCGGCGGCTAATGCAGCTCCTGCGGCTATCGCTGAACCGAGGCCGCAAGTCAATGCAAATAAtgtttttggaaatattttctcTAATATACCGATTGTATTACCACAGCAAAGTATAGTGATTGGAAAGACGCCGTGCTCGAACGAGAACAGCTTAACTGCCCCAGTGCAAGTAGCCTTGCCTGATACTTTGAATAGACTGCTTATGGCGACGACCAGCGCGGTTCCTTTACCTCAAAATCAGTATGTCACGTTCTCGACGCCGCAGAACAACCCGCAGCAAATAACGTTAAATGATCTGCTGTTCTCGCAGTCACAATTTATGACAACGCCCATCCAGCCGAAACCAATGCTGACGCCTATCCGTGTTGTGCCTATAACTAACTTAATAACGCAGCCATCGTTATTGCACCAAACGCAGGGTATACCAAAGTTTTGTATTATGGCAGACACTACGGCGCCGGTACCGGTGCCAGTAGGTATAACGACTCCGCAGCCTATTCAACGTTCAGCCCCTGTGCCAAAAGTTAATATTCCGCAGAATCGTGAAATATTACCCAGACTTAACTTGGAAGCACGGGTGCTGAAGAAACGGAAAACACCGCtaaggaagaaatgcaaaactAAGAGAAAAGACTTCAAGTGCAATTACTGCCAGAAAGGTTTCAGTACGGACtggtattttaaaattcatgttgCTAAGCACACTGGCGGGAAGCAGTTTCCTTGCAAAATATGTGCACTGTCCTTTACTAAAAGGTGCGACCTGAAGAGACACATCAAAAGGGAGCATAAGGGTGAACGTAGTCCTCGTAAGGTGAAGAAGGAGCAAGCTACCGAACAGTCACAGAAATGTTCAGACTGCAGTGCCGAATACGAGTCGGTTGACGAGCTGAAGCATCATAAACAGAAGTGTCATGGCATAACAGAGTGTGCGCTGTGTCACGGCGAAGTATTGCTGGAAGAAATGGACAGGCATATGATGTCGGTGCACGAACAAATGAATAACGTGAAGGTAAAGGAAGAATCTATCGAAATCGATGAGATACCCGAGGAAGCAAGCAAAATAGGAGTACTCTCGAATATTGTAgaaacgaaaatcaagaattacgatctgCAACAAGAGAATAATGATGGTAGAATGAATGGATATGTTTCTATCCCCGATCAGATCAGTGTGGAAGGTATTAAAACCGAGTTGAGTTACGAAGTATAA
- the LOC143374009 gene encoding uncharacterized protein LOC143374009 isoform X3, protein MVKMAHAPLPKLMCKPRNTSSMCPTDFATRTALSDVLKSDPVKRLLNQPNIIIRTVPLQRHDTSSLAKNFFANKHRSHYHSSRPERPEISIVPLQMETEESKEEENLLPSKKEGKSEIILVPIKREQKPCGHYEPCENIVCDVAVQQYVDRDRASPMLATSIEEDEINAPVSKHCKNEMCDALSIDHDRCRRAVIRLNRYNRFAACDICGVMLKTLRARLHHKNCTRKNEYRHNEAGSAEILKERMREREIQILENSKVKKNDYMNPVTGYSLAMETLQNNEELIVIPKSVPRQRSAANAAPAAIAEPRPQVNANNVFGNIFSNIPIVLPQQSIVIGKTPCSNENSLTAPVQVALPDTLNRLLMATTSAVPLPQNQYVTFSTPQNNPQQITLNDLLFSQSQFMTTPIQPKPMLTPIRVVPITNLITQPSLLHQTQGIPKFCIMADTTAPVPVPVGITTPQPIQRSAPVPKVNIPQNREILPRLNLEARVLKKRKTPLRKKCKTKRKDFKCNYCQKGFSTDWYFKIHVAKHTGGKQFPCKICALSFTKRCDLKRHIKREHKGERSPRKVKKEQATEQSQKCSDCSAEYESVDELKHHKQKCHGITECALCHGEVLLEEMDRHMMSVHEQMNNVKVKEESIEIDEIPEEASKIGVLSNIVETKIKNYDLQQENNDGRMNGYVSIPDQISVEGIKTELSYEV, encoded by the exons atgGTGAAAATGGCCCATGCTCCATTACCGAAGCTTATGTGTAAACCTCGGAATACATCTAGTATGTGTCCCACGGACTTCGCTACACGTACTGCCTTGTCCGAT GTGTTAAAGTCGGACCCAGTGAAACGGCTACTCAATCAGCCGAATATTATTATCAGAACAGTTCCTTTGCAAAGGCATGACACTTCTTCCTTGGCTAAGAATTTCTTCGCGAACAAACACCGTTCGCACTATCATTCGAGTAGACCGGAACGACCAGAGATATCCATAGTTCCTTTACAGATGGAGACGGAGGAGAGTAAAGAGGAGGAGAATCTGTTACCTTCGAAGAAGGAGGGGAAGTCGGAAATTATACTAGTGCCTATTAAAAGGGAGCAGAAGCCCTGCGGCCACTACGAACCTTGCGAGAATATCGTGTGCGACGTGGCGGTGCAGCAGTACGTCGACCGTGACAGAGCGTCGCCCATGTTAGCCACTAGTATAGAAGAAGACGAGATAAACGCGCCTGTTTCCAAGCATTGCAAGAACGAGATGTGCGATGCGCTGAGCATCGACCACGATCGTTGTCGCAGGGCTGTGATAAGATTGAACAGGTATAATCGGTTCGCAGCTTGCGACATTTGCGGGGTCATGCTGAAAACATTGAGGGCGCGATTGCACCATAAGAATTGCACGAGGAAGAACGAGTACAGGCACAACGAAGCGGGCAGTGCTGAGATCCTGAAGGAACGGATGCGCGAGAGGGAGATTCAGATTCTAGAGAATTCGAAGGTGAAGAAGAACGATTATATGAATCCTGTGACAGGGTATAGCCTCGCGATGGAGACATTACAAAATAACGAAGAATTAATTGTTATTCCGAAATCAGTTCCTAGGCAACGATCGGCGGCTAATGCAGCTCCTGCGGCTATCGCTGAACCGAGGCCGCAAGTCAATGCAAATAAtgtttttggaaatattttctcTAATATACCGATTGTATTACCACAGCAAAGTATAGTGATTGGAAAGACGCCGTGCTCGAACGAGAACAGCTTAACTGCCCCAGTGCAAGTAGCCTTGCCTGATACTTTGAATAGACTGCTTATGGCGACGACCAGCGCGGTTCCTTTACCTCAAAATCAGTATGTCACGTTCTCGACGCCGCAGAACAACCCGCAGCAAATAACGTTAAATGATCTGCTGTTCTCGCAGTCACAATTTATGACAACGCCCATCCAGCCGAAACCAATGCTGACGCCTATCCGTGTTGTGCCTATAACTAACTTAATAACGCAGCCATCGTTATTGCACCAAACGCAGGGTATACCAAAGTTTTGTATTATGGCAGACACTACGGCGCCGGTACCGGTGCCAGTAGGTATAACGACTCCGCAGCCTATTCAACGTTCAGCCCCTGTGCCAAAAGTTAATATTCCGCAGAATCGTGAAATATTACCCAGACTTAACTTGGAAGCACGGGTGCTGAAGAAACGGAAAACACCGCtaaggaagaaatgcaaaactAAGAGAAAAGACTTCAAGTGCAATTACTGCCAGAAAGGTTTCAGTACGGACtggtattttaaaattcatgttgCTAAGCACACTGGCGGGAAGCAGTTTCCTTGCAAAATATGTGCACTGTCCTTTACTAAAAGGTGCGACCTGAAGAGACACATCAAAAGGGAGCATAAGGGTGAACGTAGTCCTCGTAAGGTGAAGAAGGAGCAAGCTACCGAACAGTCACAGAAATGTTCAGACTGCAGTGCCGAATACGAGTCGGTTGACGAGCTGAAGCATCATAAACAGAAGTGTCATGGCATAACAGAGTGTGCGCTGTGTCACGGCGAAGTATTGCTGGAAGAAATGGACAGGCATATGATGTCGGTGCACGAACAAATGAATAACGTGAAGGTAAAGGAAGAATCTATCGAAATCGATGAGATACCCGAGGAAGCAAGCAAAATAGGAGTACTCTCGAATATTGTAgaaacgaaaatcaagaattacgatctgCAACAAGAGAATAATGATGGTAGAATGAATGGATATGTTTCTATCCCCGATCAGATCAGTGTGGAAGGTATTAAAACCGAGTTGAGTTACGAAGTATAA
- the LOC143374020 gene encoding uncharacterized protein LOC143374020, translating to MGSRKGQTIHSEARNIVSRVIKQCDEEAKQGQLIHLLRQSTKRASDYTGVSEKTIIRIRKESIESGGRQLSSPGKKRPRRPEKKFHCSEENRTIIRNIIYEFYVDNKIVPPAGKLLDAIRERIDFPWRTDTLYKLLRNMGFKYVNSNSRKKILIEKPSIVSWRSKYLKAVQYHRTQNKNIIYVGEMWVDNSLNFSKCWRTEECLGVLQNKSSHRLIIVHGGGKSGFLNGAGLVFKSPTTNGDYHRQMNAVNFEKWVREKLLPNVPPNSVIVMENTPYHGVESNKPPSKYSMRKDMIQWLAENNIPYTKTMRKHELSTLVQEHKKSEKTYQIDELIKLHGHEVLRLPPHMCVLNPIELAWAEVKQKIREKNTTSTLSIGDLEIFVRQVIQEITPVGWENFCAHVEKIEQEYWKKDGLLEDVMDNLTMELQSSGSDDSDESDDSTSSEDL from the coding sequence ATGGGTTCACGCAAGGGACAAACGATCCATAGCGAGGCACGCAATATAGTGAGCAGAGTAATTAAACAATGTGACGAAGAAGCTAAACAGGGTCAGCTTATTCATCTGCTGAGACAATCTACCAAACGTGCGTCCGATTACACTGGTGTATCGGAGAAGACAATTATAAGAATTCGGAAAGAAAGCATAGAGTCTGGAGGCCGACAGTTATCCTCACCAGGGAAGAAACGTCCACGACGGCCCGAGAAGAAGTTTCATTGTTCCGAGGAGAATAGGACGATCATAAGGAATAtaatttacgaattttacgtAGATAACAAAATTGTACCGCCTGCTGGAAAATTGTTAGATGCTATACGAGAGAGAATAGATTTCCCGTGGAGAACAGACACGCTCTACAAACTGTTGAGAAATATGGGATTCAAATACGTGAATAGCAACAGtcgtaagaaaattttaatcgaaaagCCAAGTATCGTTAGTTGGCGATCAAAGTACTTGAAAGCTGTCCAGTATCACAGAACACAAAATAAGAACATCATTTACGTCGGCGAAATGTGGGTTGACAATAGTTTGAACTTCAGCAAATGTTGGAGGACCGAAGAATGCTTAGGAGTATTGCAGAATAAAAGTTCCCACCGGCTGATAATTGTTCACGGCGGTGGGAAAAGCGGATTCTTGAACGGCGCGGGTCTTGTTTTTAAATCGCCGACGACAAATGGCGACTACCACAGACAAATGAAtgctgtgaattttgaaaagtggGTTAGAGAGAAGCTACTGCCAAATGTTCCGCCAAATTCAGTAATAGTAATGGAGAATACCCCGTATCACGGTGTGGAATCGAATAAACCACCATCGAAGTATAGTATGAGGAAAGACATGATACAGTGGCTTGCAGAAAATAACATTCCATATACAAAAACAATGAGGAAGCACGAATTATCGACACTTGTACAGGAACATAAGAAATCGGAGAAAACATATCAGATAGACGAATTAATAAAACTGCATGGGCACGAAGTATTAAGACTGCCGCCGCACATGTGTGTGTTAAATCCGATTGAATTAGCCTGGGCAGAAGTGAAacaaaagattcgagaaaagaATACCACCTCGACTCTTTCAATCGGCGATTTAGAAATATTCGTACGACAAGTTATACAGGAAATTACACCAGTTGGGTGGGAAAATTTCTGCGCGCATGTCGAGAAGATTGAGCAGGAATATTGGAAGAAGGACGGCTTATTGGAAGATGTCATGGACAACTTAACAATGGAATTACAGAGCAGTGGATCTGACGACTCGGACGAGTCGGATGACAGTACCTCCTCGGAAGATTTATAG